Sequence from the Candidatus Methylacidiphilales bacterium genome:
AAGCTCATTGCGTATTTAGCCACGACCCATGGCATGCGATTGACGATGTAAAAATTAAAATCTCGATTCAACAAGTTTGCTTCTTCAGCCAGCAATCCATGCTCTACTTGGATGCCTCCTTGTTTGAGAAGAGAGAGGGCACGGCCGCTGTGTTGAGGATTCGGGTCTAAAGCTGCGATAACCACGCGTTGAAACTTCTCTTGGATGATTGCATCTGTGCATGGAGGCGTGCGACCAAAGGTGCTGCATGGCTCAAGCGTCACATATAGTGTGCAGCGAGACAGATTGCGATAACCCGCACGGTGGGCGTTTTGGATCGCTACAATCTCAGCGTGGGGTTGTCCAGCACCGCGATGATAACCTTGAGCGACAACTTGCCCCTTGTATGCGATCACAGCGCCGACTGTAGGATTGGGCGATGTAAGGCCTTTGGCTCGCGATGCCAGACGCAACGCTTGCTTCATAAACCGGTAATCGTTTGCCTCTGGCCAAGATGAAGAAGTAGAAGGCATGCACTTCAGCGTTGAAAAAATTCCGTCACGTAACGCTGCGGATCAAAAGGATCAAGATCTTCAGGTGACTCTCCTGAAGCGGTATATAGGGTTGGGATCTTGTATTCATGGCGAACGGCAGCGATCATTCCTTGTCGTGCTGAAGAGTCGCATTTTGTCATAATAAGCCCGGTGAGGGAGAGAGCTGTATGAAATTCTTTGACTTGATCGAGAACGTGGGAGCCCGATGTGCCATCCGCGACGAGCCAAATGTGATGGGGTGCTGAGGGCATGAGTTTATTGAGAGTGCGTTTAACTTTTGCTATCTCCTGCATCAGGTTGTGCTTGTTTGGTTGCCTGCCTGCCGTATCCACGATCAATAAATCATGCGATTCTTTTAGAGCTAGTTCTAAGGCGCGATAGGCGACAGCGGCTGGATCAGAATTGGGCGGGCCAGCTAGGACCTGGATTTGAAGGCGCTCGCCCCACACGGCGAGTTGATCAACTGCAGCGGCTCGAAAAGTATCTGCGGCTGCCAATGAAACTAGACGTCCTTGTTTTTTCGCGCGATATGCAAGCTTAGCTGCAGTCGTCGTCTTACCAGAGCCGTTTACACCTACTAGGAGAATGACCTCTGGGCGTTCGTTAGGCGAGGTTAAAATTGGTGGAGTGGTTAATTGGATGAGGAATTCTCGCAAAAAGCTCTCAGCATCTTCGGGGGATCGGTGCAGTTTTCGGCGTTGCAACTCCTCTGCGAGCTGCAAGGACAGGGAGACACCGAGGTCAGCCTCGATCAATAGAGCTTCCCAATCTATATCTTGCTCAGGTCGGGAAGGGATAAATTTTTGGATGAGTTTCTTCCAAAAGCTCATGAATAAAGGCAGAAGATAGTTATTGTGCGGTGCGGCGTTTTACGTCTTCTTGCACCTGTTGCCACCAACTGTTGAGAAAGGTCTGACAGCGTTTTTTCACCTCTGGAAGGCTTTCAGGTGAGGGAACCGCAGCTTTTGTGAAGAAATAAAATTTAATTTTTGGTTCAGTGCCTGATCCTCTTACGGCCATTCTTGAACCATCGGCAAGCGTGTAAATCAGCATCATCTCTTTGGGAATCGCTTTTCCATCGGCATCGAAGAAGTCGTGACGCTCGAAGTCTTGAATTTGAGTGACACCAAGCCCTTGCATCGTTTGGGGAGGACTCTCACGATAGGATTTAAGCAGGCGAGAGATGGTGGTCGCACCGGTTGCGCCTTCAAAAGTCAGAGTTCCGAGCTTCTCGATATAATATCCAAATTGTAAGTAGATTTTATCGAGATACTCAAGCAGCGTTAGGTTTTGAGACTGCGCGTATAGAGCAGCCTCGGCGATCATTAATGCTGCAGCGTTTGCGTCTTTATCGCGAACATAATCACCGCCAGAGTATCCGTAGCTTTCTTCTCCGCCAAAGACGAAATACGATGAGCGTGAGAGGAGTGCTGAGCGACGAATATTCAGAGGTTGTCGAGCATAATCCGGTATTTGTGCGGCTTTTTCATATTCGAGCAGCTTTTCGCCGATGTATTTGAATCCAGTCAATGTATTCACGAGTCGAAGTCCGAAATGCTGGGCGATGGCTGCTTGAAGATCCGTTGTAACAAAAGTTTTGATAAGCACAGCGCGAGATGCATTCGATGCGTTTAGAAGGCCAAGACGAAAGTGGGTAGAAGTTCGATAGTAGGCGAGGATTGAGCCAATTTGGTTCCCGGTAAGGGTGTGGAATTCCCCTGATCGATCGCGGACGGCGATCCCCATGCGATCACAGTCTGGGTCAGTAGCGATGACAAGTGAAGAGCCGTTGTTTTTAGCACATTCGATAGCCATAGTGAGGGCCTCCGCATTCTCAGGGTTGGGGGAGGCGACTGTTGGGAATTCCCCATCGGGGCGCATTTGCTCAGCTACAGTGTGCAGAGTAAATCCTTGCGATTTCAAAAGTGTGGGGATTATTCGTGCTCCAGTTCCATGAAGCGCCGTGTATGTGATTAAAAGTTTTGAGGCGGATGAGGCAAGGAGTTCGTGGTCAAGAATTACCTCTTGTAGAGCCTGTAGATAAGCCTGATCGGCATCAGAACTCAGGTATTTGATTTGCCCTTTCGAATTAGTGGTTTGAGGCGGTGGGGATGCCGTCGTAAGTGCTTTAACTTCCGCGATGACTGCGGAAGCGTGGGGTTCGACAAGTTGACCTCCATCCGAAAAATAACATTTGAAGCCATTATCGTGTGGCGGGTTGTGACTTGCTGAAATCACAATCCCTGCATGAGCTTGAAGATGTCGAACAGTGAATGAAAGCTGGGGTGTAGAGCGATCCTCAGAAAACAAATAAGCGTGTATGCCGAGCGAAGCGAGCGCTTCAGCTGAAGTGCGAGCAAGGAGGGGAGAAAAATGGCGCGTATCATGAGCGATGACGACCTTCAGGGGCTCAATACCAGGAAAGGCTTTTTTCAAATATTGACCCAATCCTAAAGCGGCCCGGCGGATGTTGCGCGTATTGATGACCGCCGTGCCTGTTGCTGGATGCTCTGGTGGATTGGGAGTTGCGCGGTTACCGAGCTCTGCTTGGGTGACTTTATGGGCTATTGTTCGACCTCGTATTCCACCCGTGCCGAAAGCAAGATGTTTGTAGAAACGGTTATTAAGCTCCGTGAATTGTTGCGTCTCAACAAGCTCTGCTATGGAAGCGTGCTCGACTGGCGTAAGGTCAGGCTGGGCTAAGTAAGCTAGAAGATTTTCAACGCTGGATGGAGAAAGAAGATTATTTTCCAGAGCTTTTTTGATTTGAGGTTCGAGTTCACAGGGTGTTTTCATCTCAGGCGGGCGGTGGACTTTTTTGTTTTTTTGTTGAGCTTTTGAACGTTTGTCTTTGTGCGTGAGGAGCAATCCCGACATGTCCCAAAAAACTCAAGAACATGTGCGAGGGAACTAAAGCCTAATTCTGTTTCAATTTTTCTCTGCAAGTCCTCGATGCCTTGGGTTGAGGGGATGGGATGAGTAGTCTGACAAACGTTACAAATCACATAATGATGATGATCGTGCTCTGAACAACCAGCATGTCTTGCTCCCGTGCGCAGCTCGTATCGCGTTTGGCCATCTTTCCATACGTGCATTTGTAGGAGCCTTCTGGACTCGAGATCGCGAAGGAAACGATAAGCCGTGGTGAAGTTAATAGACGTCAAGCTGGATGCTGTTCCTTCGAGCGATGCAAGGGTGATCGGCCTTGCTGAAGCAAGCAGGATCTGGATCATAATCACCCGTGCTTGAGTAACACGGTAGCCATGATGTTGCAACCAAGCGATTGCTTCTGGCTTAGGAGCTAAGACAGGGGAGGAGTGGGTATCCTTTGGTAATACCGCAGATGAACCTTTAGAAGAGGATCGCACGATATGCCTGATACTACTTTATTTCACGATGCAGCGTCCTACGCTTGAGATAAGGGTTGTATTTTTTGAGTTCGATCCGCTCTTGTTGCAGCTTCTTATTTCGACTTCCTTTGTAACGAGATGGTGGTTTGCCTTCCTTAGCAGCTTCCGTGCATTCGAGGATAATAGTTTCTCTAGGCATAATACCTGCAGTATCAAAAAACGTCTGAATATTGTCAAGAAGGCTTAAGAAGCTTAATCAAAGTTTTGATATTATTAGAACAATCTTTAAGCTTACTGTCGCATGACCTCGATAATTATCGGCACTCGAGGGAGTCCTCTTGCTATCGCCCAGTCAACGCAAATCTGCGATCAGATTCTTCATTATCATCCAGATTTGAACATCACCCTAAAGACCATTTCTACCTATGGTGATGAACTGCAATCCTTACCTGATGCTGCTCAGCCGACGTCCTTTGAAAAGGGTTGGTTCACGGGTGCTCTTGAAAATGCGCTTTTAGAAAAACAAGTGGATATGGTTGTTCATAGTCTCAAAGATTTACCCACCGCTTCTACCCATGATACCCTTATCGTCGCCGCTATTCCCAAGCGAGTTTTTGCAGAAGATCTCCTCATTTCCAAGATGCCCACAACTTCGTTCAATCCTCTTCTCGATCTACCTGAACATTCTACGATTGGCACGGGTAGTCCTCGTCGTCGCTCGCAGATTCTTGCTATCAGGCCGGATCTCTGCGTTCGGCCTATTCGCGGTAATGTTGGAACTCGAATCCAAAAACTCATACAAGATCCATCCTTGGATGCCATTATTCTGGCACGAGCGGGGCTGGCTCGCCTCTCATTCTCTGTTCCCAAGGAAATCTTCGTTGCTCCTATTCCCTTGCATGTTCTTCTGCCGGCTCCAGGACAAGGGGCATTAGCGATCCAGACACGTCAAGACGATAAACTCATTCAAGACCTTCTACTTCCCATACATGATCCTCGCACAGCTCAGGCTGTAACGGCTGAACGCGCTTTTCTCCAGGCTCTAGGAGGAGGATGCCTTGCTCCTGTTGCCGCCTTCGCTGAATACCAAACGCACGCTGCCTCAATTCAGGCTTTCTTCGAGCCCGCTGGCTTCGCGCCACGTAAATACGGCCTTTCAGCACCTCCAGATACGTCTCCTGTTACATTGGCACAGCGTCTCGCAAAGCTTTTTGAACAATCCTCCG
This genomic interval carries:
- the ribD gene encoding bifunctional diaminohydroxyphosphoribosylaminopyrimidine deaminase/5-amino-6-(5-phosphoribosylamino)uracil reductase RibD, whose protein sequence is MPSTSSSWPEANDYRFMKQALRLASRAKGLTSPNPTVGAVIAYKGQVVAQGYHRGAGQPHAEIVAIQNAHRAGYRNLSRCTLYVTLEPCSTFGRTPPCTDAIIQEKFQRVVIAALDPNPQHSGRALSLLKQGGIQVEHGLLAEEANLLNRDFNFYIVNRMPWVVAKYAMS
- the ftsY gene encoding signal recognition particle-docking protein FtsY gives rise to the protein MSFWKKLIQKFIPSRPEQDIDWEALLIEADLGVSLSLQLAEELQRRKLHRSPEDAESFLREFLIQLTTPPILTSPNERPEVILLVGVNGSGKTTTAAKLAYRAKKQGRLVSLAAADTFRAAAVDQLAVWGERLQIQVLAGPPNSDPAAVAYRALELALKESHDLLIVDTAGRQPNKHNLMQEIAKVKRTLNKLMPSAPHHIWLVADGTSGSHVLDQVKEFHTALSLTGLIMTKCDSSARQGMIAAVRHEYKIPTLYTASGESPEDLDPFDPQRYVTEFFQR
- a CDS encoding phospho-sugar mutase, giving the protein MSGLLLTHKDKRSKAQQKNKKVHRPPEMKTPCELEPQIKKALENNLLSPSSVENLLAYLAQPDLTPVEHASIAELVETQQFTELNNRFYKHLAFGTGGIRGRTIAHKVTQAELGNRATPNPPEHPATGTAVINTRNIRRAALGLGQYLKKAFPGIEPLKVVIAHDTRHFSPLLARTSAEALASLGIHAYLFSEDRSTPQLSFTVRHLQAHAGIVISASHNPPHDNGFKCYFSDGGQLVEPHASAVIAEVKALTTASPPPQTTNSKGQIKYLSSDADQAYLQALQEVILDHELLASSASKLLITYTALHGTGARIIPTLLKSQGFTLHTVAEQMRPDGEFPTVASPNPENAEALTMAIECAKNNGSSLVIATDPDCDRMGIAVRDRSGEFHTLTGNQIGSILAYYRTSTHFRLGLLNASNASRAVLIKTFVTTDLQAAIAQHFGLRLVNTLTGFKYIGEKLLEYEKAAQIPDYARQPLNIRRSALLSRSSYFVFGGEESYGYSGGDYVRDKDANAAALMIAEAALYAQSQNLTLLEYLDKIYLQFGYYIEKLGTLTFEGATGATTISRLLKSYRESPPQTMQGLGVTQIQDFERHDFFDADGKAIPKEMMLIYTLADGSRMAVRGSGTEPKIKFYFFTKAAVPSPESLPEVKKRCQTFLNSWWQQVQEDVKRRTAQ
- a CDS encoding transcriptional repressor, whose product is MRSSSKGSSAVLPKDTHSSPVLAPKPEAIAWLQHHGYRVTQARVIMIQILLASARPITLASLEGTASSLTSINFTTAYRFLRDLESRRLLQMHVWKDGQTRYELRTGARHAGCSEHDHHHYVICNVCQTTHPIPSTQGIEDLQRKIETELGFSSLAHVLEFFGTCRDCSSRTKTNVQKLNKKTKKSTARLR
- the rpmG gene encoding 50S ribosomal protein L33; this encodes MPRETIILECTEAAKEGKPPSRYKGSRNKKLQQERIELKKYNPYLKRRTLHREIK
- the hemC gene encoding hydroxymethylbilane synthase; protein product: MTSIIIGTRGSPLAIAQSTQICDQILHYHPDLNITLKTISTYGDELQSLPDAAQPTSFEKGWFTGALENALLEKQVDMVVHSLKDLPTASTHDTLIVAAIPKRVFAEDLLISKMPTTSFNPLLDLPEHSTIGTGSPRRRSQILAIRPDLCVRPIRGNVGTRIQKLIQDPSLDAIILARAGLARLSFSVPKEIFVAPIPLHVLLPAPGQGALAIQTRQDDKLIQDLLLPIHDPRTAQAVTAERAFLQALGGGCLAPVAAFAEYQTHAASIQAFFEPAGFAPRKYGLSAPPDTSPVTLAQRLAKLFEQSSASYVPRS